One window of the Bacteroidales bacterium genome contains the following:
- a CDS encoding hemolysin III family protein yields MVPKTKQRIKNEEIVNSTSHGIGLLIAFACTALLIIRGAYYGNVWHIVTFSIFGAGMINLYTASTLFHSAVNLKTKSNLNRFDHSSIYILIAATYTPFALVGIRGAFGWVIFGLLWAMAISGVIFKIWFYSLKYRRLSTWLYVIMGWTGIIAIVPIIRNVPITSLWFLMAGCLTYSFSVIFYLIEKIPFGHGVFHLLIIGGSICHFFSLIFMI; encoded by the coding sequence ATGGTTCCAAAAACAAAACAACGAATTAAGAACGAGGAAATTGTAAACAGCACTTCTCATGGAATTGGATTACTTATTGCATTTGCATGTACTGCTTTATTGATTATTAGAGGTGCATACTATGGTAATGTTTGGCATATAGTAACATTTAGCATCTTTGGGGCGGGCATGATTAATCTTTATACCGCATCTACTCTATTTCATAGTGCAGTAAATCTAAAAACCAAATCAAACCTTAACCGATTCGATCACTCATCAATTTATATCCTAATTGCAGCAACCTACACGCCTTTTGCATTAGTGGGCATTAGAGGTGCATTCGGATGGGTAATTTTTGGACTTCTGTGGGCAATGGCTATTTCGGGTGTTATCTTTAAGATTTGGTTTTATTCTCTAAAATACAGACGTTTATCGACATGGCTATATGTCATTATGGGCTGGACTGGAATAATTGCAATTGTTCCAATTATTAGGAATGTTCCAATAACCTCTTTATGGTTTTTGATGGCAGGATGTTTAACGTATTCTTTTAGCGTAATCTTTTACTTAATAGAAAAAATTCCTTTTGGACACGGTGTGTTCCACCTACTTATAATCGGTGGAAGTATCTGCCACTTTTTCTCTTTAATATTTATGATTTAA
- a CDS encoding GatB/YqeY domain-containing protein, whose protein sequence is MSLEEKINNDIKAAMMAKEKIRLEALRAVKSAILLAKTEKGHTDTISADAEMKLLQKQVKQRKESAEIYQQQNRPELAEKELAEAKVIEEYLPKMLSDAELTVEVKKIIEQVGAKAPSDMGKVMGVASKALAGKADGKAISEKVKTLLAG, encoded by the coding sequence ATGTCATTAGAAGAAAAAATCAACAACGATATCAAGGCAGCCATGATGGCAAAAGAAAAAATTCGCCTTGAAGCCCTACGGGCAGTAAAAAGTGCAATTCTACTTGCTAAAACCGAAAAAGGTCATACCGATACTATTTCGGCTGATGCTGAAATGAAACTGTTACAAAAGCAGGTTAAACAACGCAAGGAATCTGCCGAAATCTATCAGCAGCAGAATCGCCCTGAACTTGCTGAAAAAGAGTTAGCAGAGGCTAAGGTCATTGAGGAGTACCTCCCAAAGATGCTTTCTGATGCTGAATTAACCGTTGAGGTTAAAAAGATAATTGAGCAGGTAGGCGCCAAAGCCCCATCGGATATGGGTAAAGTAATGGGTGTTGCTTCAAAAGCTCTTGCAGGCAAGGCCGATGGTAAGGCTATTTCTGAGAAGGTAAAGACTTTACTGGCGGGGTAA
- a CDS encoding Fic family protein: MKSIEKAPDSSSSDLLNKGARLLTNKDFQLIASDINEKYLYWNKVKYYKTPEGISPNVLWAVIKFTRTINAKVINFGKYRFTYNLTDPIQKELHEFDLHIGGELGTKSIIPEEGKKRYLISSIMEEAIASSQIEGAVTTRKVAKEMLRKSINPKNKSEQMIVNNYLTIKHIVDIQNESLTLEKLFEIHRLITNKTLDDSADEGRYREDNEVNVVDVTDGEIVHTPPDFKEVPQLMNELIQFFNENNSNRFIHPIIKGCIIHFMVGYIHPFVDGNGRTARALFYWYLLKSGYWLTEYLSISRLIIKSKTQYAQAFLYSEVDENDLTYFINYKMKTMQLAYQSLREYIQRKINEKKQVINFQKIKGVNERQSHILKWIYEEPDLLFSVKEIENRFSVSNQTARTDLMELEKRGYLEGIDTNKKTKGFCRSEIFLELLEKELPKAMKNFHN, translated from the coding sequence ATGAAATCAATAGAAAAAGCACCCGATTCATCAAGTAGCGATCTTTTGAATAAAGGAGCCAGGCTACTTACCAACAAAGACTTTCAATTAATTGCAAGTGATATTAATGAAAAATATCTCTACTGGAATAAAGTAAAATATTACAAAACGCCTGAAGGAATAAGTCCAAATGTTTTATGGGCAGTAATTAAATTTACTAGGACAATTAACGCCAAGGTAATCAATTTTGGAAAATATCGCTTTACATACAACCTTACAGACCCCATTCAAAAAGAGCTACATGAATTCGATTTACATATTGGAGGGGAGCTAGGCACAAAAAGCATAATTCCAGAAGAGGGTAAAAAAAGATATCTTATCAGCTCAATCATGGAAGAGGCTATTGCATCGAGTCAAATTGAGGGTGCAGTAACAACCCGAAAAGTTGCAAAGGAAATGCTCCGAAAAAGCATTAATCCAAAGAATAAATCAGAGCAGATGATAGTTAACAACTATTTAACCATCAAGCATATTGTTGATATCCAGAACGAATCCCTAACACTTGAAAAACTTTTTGAAATTCATCGATTAATTACAAACAAAACGCTGGATGATAGCGCTGATGAAGGGCGGTACAGAGAGGATAATGAGGTAAATGTTGTTGATGTAACCGATGGAGAAATAGTTCACACTCCCCCCGATTTCAAAGAAGTTCCTCAGCTAATGAACGAATTAATTCAATTCTTTAATGAGAATAACAGTAATCGATTTATTCACCCAATCATTAAGGGCTGCATCATCCATTTTATGGTTGGCTACATTCACCCTTTTGTCGATGGAAATGGCAGAACTGCAAGAGCACTTTTCTACTGGTATTTACTAAAAAGCGGGTACTGGTTAACTGAATACCTCTCAATATCGCGATTAATCATAAAGAGCAAAACTCAGTATGCACAAGCATTTCTCTATAGCGAGGTAGATGAAAACGATCTAACCTATTTCATAAACTACAAGATGAAAACCATGCAGCTGGCATACCAAAGTCTTAGGGAGTATATCCAACGAAAAATTAACGAAAAGAAACAGGTTATTAATTTCCAGAAAATTAAAGGGGTTAATGAACGCCAATCGCACATACTAAAATGGATATACGAGGAGCCCGATTTGCTTTTCAGCGTTAAGGAGATTGAAAACCGATTCAGCGTCTCCAACCAAACCGCACGAACGGATCTTATGGAACTTGAGAAAAGAGGATACCTTGAGGGAATTGATACCAATAAGAAAACAAAAGGTTTTTGCCGTTCCGAAATTTTTTTGGAACTACTGGAGAAAGAACTGCCTAAAGCAATGAAAAATTTCCACAATTAA
- a CDS encoding radical SAM protein — MNEYQPISVVWELTSECNFKCAHCYNKEIVNSAAIDLEKAMEVCEQLAQLKVKAVLLSGGEVLLSGIWPSVALRLSELGVKAGILSNGWLFDEDTLTQIIASNIDWVGFSIDGLEETHDSIRQKGSFKRIFNSLRELKGKDIYTAINTTVNKRNIGELPALHSLLCEFGVKNWLVQLSVTEGTLEEQRKNFMLDPEQIDSVIDFAHSIYKDSPVNVYLGDCVGHYNAKEIEVRSYRSLPRYGLTTFINGCAAGKSTFGIKANGDITGCIALTKNRFVEGNLYERTLWDIWHDENSFAWNRKMSKDSLVGFCHECQYSSYCLGGCPSLKYNKDFKPVENIYCSYSCAYKKEQERISKLNDSSELIALGREAKQHGNPQIANAYFKRALELEYDPTIEKEIV; from the coding sequence ATGAATGAGTATCAACCTATTTCCGTAGTATGGGAGTTAACCAGCGAGTGCAACTTTAAGTGTGCACACTGCTACAATAAAGAGATTGTTAATAGTGCTGCAATTGACCTAGAAAAGGCAATGGAAGTATGCGAGCAATTGGCCCAATTGAAAGTTAAAGCTGTATTGCTCTCGGGGGGCGAAGTTCTACTTTCGGGAATATGGCCAAGCGTAGCCCTTAGATTATCGGAATTAGGAGTAAAGGCAGGTATTCTAAGCAACGGTTGGCTTTTTGATGAAGATACACTTACTCAAATCATCGCCTCTAATATTGATTGGGTTGGTTTCAGCATAGATGGACTTGAGGAAACGCATGATTCAATTAGACAAAAAGGTTCTTTTAAGCGAATCTTTAATTCCTTACGCGAACTGAAAGGAAAGGATATCTACACAGCAATTAATACTACAGTTAATAAAAGGAATATTGGTGAACTCCCTGCTCTTCACTCATTATTATGTGAGTTTGGAGTAAAAAATTGGCTGGTACAATTATCGGTAACCGAAGGAACTTTGGAGGAACAACGAAAGAATTTTATGCTCGATCCTGAGCAAATAGATTCAGTTATCGATTTTGCACATAGCATTTATAAAGATTCTCCAGTAAATGTTTACCTCGGTGATTGTGTTGGTCATTATAATGCCAAAGAAATTGAGGTTAGATCCTATCGATCATTGCCAAGGTATGGTCTAACAACCTTTATAAATGGATGCGCTGCAGGTAAATCTACTTTTGGAATCAAGGCTAATGGGGATATTACGGGTTGTATTGCCCTTACCAAAAACCGTTTTGTTGAAGGGAATTTATACGAACGAACGCTATGGGATATTTGGCACGATGAGAATAGTTTTGCATGGAATAGGAAGATGAGCAAAGATTCTCTTGTAGGTTTCTGCCATGAGTGTCAGTACTCATCCTATTGTCTTGGTGGTTGTCCCAGTTTAAAGTATAATAAGGACTTTAAACCTGTTGAGAACATATACTGTTCCTATAGTTGTGCCTACAAGAAAGAGCAGGAGAGGATTAGTAAGCTAAATGATTCCTCAGAATTAATTGCATTAGGCAGAGAAGCAAAGCAGCACGGAAACCCGCAAATAGCGAACGCATACTTTAAGCGAGCTTTAGAATTGGAGTACGATCCAACTATAGAAAAGGAGATTGTTTAA
- a CDS encoding DUF2185 domain-containing protein: MNNNYKIKPEDIKDLIHPSGYCYASDKVTVDGLPVGFMYREKSEDEEDSGWRFYSGTETDEYVENEHHFMMFDLNYIANCDPTIIPYLKSKKGAEFERIEGTDKFVEIKD; encoded by the coding sequence ATGAATAATAATTACAAGATAAAACCTGAGGATATCAAAGATTTGATTCACCCATCGGGATATTGCTATGCCTCCGATAAGGTGACTGTAGATGGATTGCCTGTAGGCTTTATGTATCGCGAAAAGTCCGAGGATGAGGAGGATAGCGGTTGGCGTTTCTACTCAGGAACCGAAACCGATGAGTATGTTGAAAACGAGCACCACTTTATGATGTTCGACTTGAACTATATTGCCAACTGTGACCCTACAATTATCCCCTATCTTAAATCGAAAAAGGGAGCTGAATTCGAAAGAATTGAGGGAACGGATAAGTTTGTTGAGATAAAAGATTAA
- a CDS encoding division/cell wall cluster transcriptional repressor MraZ translates to MTSFIGDYGCKVDEKGRVLFPSAFKKQISSASPDRFVVKKDIFESCLVLFPIEEWDRQNTLIRKNTNPYNKEHNKFLREFYRGTAEVTLDSSGRLLIPKRLLDLVGAERELILAGMDGKIEIWAKDKYEGVRTGEDDFAQLAEKIMGSSIIRDE, encoded by the coding sequence ATGACATCATTTATAGGCGATTATGGTTGTAAGGTTGACGAGAAGGGTCGAGTGCTCTTCCCATCGGCTTTTAAGAAGCAGATTTCATCGGCTTCTCCGGATCGTTTTGTGGTTAAAAAGGATATTTTCGAAAGCTGCTTAGTGCTTTTCCCTATTGAAGAGTGGGATCGCCAGAACACCCTTATTCGTAAGAATACAAACCCCTACAACAAAGAGCATAATAAGTTTTTGAGGGAGTTTTACCGTGGTACGGCGGAGGTTACGCTCGATTCGAGTGGTCGCCTGCTAATCCCCAAACGATTACTCGATTTGGTGGGTGCCGAACGTGAGCTAATTCTCGCAGGGATGGATGGAAAAATTGAGATTTGGGCGAAGGATAAGTATGAAGGCGTTCGCACTGGCGAGGATGATTTTGCGCAGCTTGCCGAGAAAATTATGGGTTCATCGATTATAAGGGATGAGTAA
- a CDS encoding serine hydrolase: MTVKTLNRNNIQMKGIITFLCYFLLSAGYPTFAQTDNEKNLKCLDEYYAKAINDWRVPGMAIAIVKDDSVIFAKGYGVREIGKPEKVDKNTLFAIASNTKAFTSAAMAILVDEGKVNWDDKVIKYLPWFQMYDPYVTYNMTIRDLLCHRSGLATFSGDLIWFASNYSREEVIKRVRFLKPVYGFRERFGYSNIMYLTAGEVIHSVSGKSWDIFVAEKIFKPLGMSRTFTSVNDLKSMDNVAMCHTQYNDKIISIPYLNWDNIAPAGAINSCVADLAKWMKLQLRNGKIGSNQIFSEKRSKEMWSPNTPQNISFFSEKQFPSTHFKAYALGWGVSDYLGKKIVSHSGGYDGMLSYTCLIPEEKVGFVILTNCNNSVYNPLVFKTLDVLLGGKETDWSQLMLENMKRQQELEKKSSLEEEQKRVKESHPTLNLKEYEGLYGGELYGNAIITNENGSLKLSFVPAPKFHSLLKHWQYDTFFIQFPDFPSLPEGKVTFIINAAGKVEEMRVNVPNPDFDFKELLFKKLE, encoded by the coding sequence ATGACAGTTAAGACTCTTAATCGTAATAATATCCAAATGAAAGGTATTATTACATTTCTGTGCTATTTTTTATTATCAGCAGGTTATCCAACATTTGCCCAAACGGATAATGAAAAGAATCTAAAATGTTTAGATGAATATTATGCAAAGGCAATAAATGATTGGCGAGTTCCTGGGATGGCTATAGCCATTGTTAAGGATGATTCAGTAATCTTTGCTAAAGGTTATGGGGTTAGAGAGATAGGCAAACCCGAAAAAGTTGATAAAAATACTCTATTCGCCATTGCTTCCAACACAAAAGCTTTTACCTCTGCAGCAATGGCAATTCTGGTTGATGAAGGGAAAGTAAATTGGGACGACAAGGTCATTAAATATCTTCCTTGGTTTCAAATGTATGATCCTTATGTAACGTATAATATGACAATTCGCGACCTCCTTTGCCATAGAAGCGGTTTGGCTACCTTTAGTGGAGATTTAATTTGGTTTGCTTCAAATTATTCAAGAGAAGAGGTAATTAAAAGGGTAAGATTTTTAAAACCAGTTTATGGTTTTCGTGAGCGATTTGGTTATTCAAATATTATGTATTTAACCGCTGGGGAGGTGATTCATTCCGTAAGTGGTAAATCTTGGGATATTTTTGTTGCTGAGAAGATATTCAAGCCATTGGGAATGAGTAGAACTTTTACATCTGTAAATGACTTGAAGAGTATGGATAATGTAGCAATGTGCCATACTCAGTACAATGATAAGATCATATCAATTCCCTATCTAAATTGGGATAATATTGCTCCTGCTGGCGCAATTAATTCTTGCGTTGCAGATCTTGCAAAATGGATGAAACTTCAATTAAGGAATGGGAAAATTGGCTCAAATCAGATTTTTTCGGAAAAACGAAGTAAGGAAATGTGGTCGCCTAATACACCTCAGAATATATCATTCTTTTCAGAAAAGCAGTTTCCATCTACCCATTTTAAAGCATACGCTTTGGGTTGGGGTGTTAGTGATTATCTTGGTAAAAAAATTGTATCTCATAGCGGAGGATATGATGGTATGTTATCTTACACCTGCTTGATCCCAGAAGAAAAAGTAGGTTTTGTTATCCTTACAAACTGCAATAATTCTGTTTATAATCCATTAGTTTTTAAAACGCTTGATGTTCTTTTAGGCGGGAAGGAAACAGATTGGAGTCAGCTAATGTTAGAAAATATGAAGAGGCAACAAGAACTTGAAAAGAAGAGTAGCCTTGAGGAAGAGCAAAAAAGGGTAAAAGAATCTCATCCAACTCTTAACTTAAAAGAATATGAGGGATTATATGGTGGTGAACTATATGGAAATGCAATAATTACAAATGAGAATGGTTCTCTTAAACTATCATTTGTTCCGGCACCTAAGTTCCATTCATTACTAAAACATTGGCAGTACGATACTTTCTTTATACAATTTCCTGATTTTCCATCATTACCCGAAGGTAAAGTTACTTTTATCATTAATGCTGCTGGAAAAGTAGAAGAGATGAGAGTTAATGTTCCAAACCCCGATTTTGATTTTAAAGAATTGTTATTTAAAAAATTAGAATAG
- a CDS encoding DNA/RNA non-specific endonuclease produces the protein MKKLISRSRIIALTALIAMSAIIISCQKENIEPSNPPQTGIQKAAATRDNNMALGNPSGAVASTSYPTNYLMTKTQYTMSYNNTKKTCNWVSWHLSTAWLGSTARQDNFRNDTSLPTGWVQVGGTDYSGSGFDRGHMCPSADRTGSVTDNSATFLMTNMIPQAPVNNQQTWANLENYCRTLVNAGNELYIISGPSGQGGTGSAGTKTTISTKSIVVPAYTWKVIVVLPNGTSDVTRITSATRVIAIWVPNTQSVSSSWGSYRKTVDYIESQTGYDFLNSVSTTIQSAIESKVDTGATS, from the coding sequence ATGAAAAAATTAATTTCAAGAAGCAGAATTATCGCATTAACTGCTCTTATAGCTATGTCAGCTATTATAATCTCTTGCCAAAAAGAGAATATTGAACCATCGAACCCTCCTCAAACTGGAATTCAAAAAGCAGCCGCTACTCGTGACAATAATATGGCACTGGGTAACCCATCTGGCGCAGTTGCTAGTACAAGTTATCCAACTAACTACCTGATGACTAAAACCCAATACACAATGTCATATAACAACACTAAGAAGACTTGTAATTGGGTATCTTGGCATCTAAGTACCGCATGGCTTGGCTCTACAGCGAGGCAGGATAATTTCAGGAATGATACTTCTCTTCCCACAGGTTGGGTTCAAGTAGGGGGTACCGATTATTCAGGTTCAGGATTTGATAGAGGTCATATGTGTCCAAGCGCAGATAGAACAGGTTCTGTAACTGATAACTCTGCAACTTTCCTAATGACCAATATGATTCCACAGGCACCAGTTAATAATCAACAAACTTGGGCTAACCTTGAGAATTATTGCAGAACCCTTGTTAATGCAGGTAATGAGTTATATATAATTTCGGGTCCTTCAGGACAAGGGGGAACAGGTTCTGCTGGAACAAAAACTACAATTTCAACCAAAAGTATTGTAGTTCCAGCTTATACTTGGAAGGTAATTGTTGTACTTCCTAATGGAACAAGCGATGTAACCAGAATAACCTCAGCTACTCGTGTTATTGCTATATGGGTACCAAATACCCAAAGTGTTAGTAGCTCATGGGGAAGTTATCGTAAAACCGTAGATTATATTGAAAGTCAAACAGGATATGATTTTCTAAATAGTGTATCTACTACAATACAAAGCGCAATTGAATCTAAAGTTGATACTGGTGCAACCAGCTAG
- a CDS encoding SemiSWEET transporter: MNVEIIGIVAGVLSCTTFLPQVIKTYRSKSTDDVSLLMFIIAALGSALWLLYGILIQSFALTFTNVIVLVFSLIMLFFKVKYRES, from the coding sequence ATGAATGTAGAGATTATAGGTATTGTGGCTGGAGTATTATCCTGTACAACCTTTTTACCACAGGTAATTAAAACGTATAGGTCAAAATCGACAGATGATGTTTCTTTATTGATGTTTATTATAGCAGCACTGGGTAGCGCACTGTGGCTTCTTTATGGTATTCTGATCCAGAGTTTTGCTTTGACCTTCACCAATGTAATTGTTTTAGTATTTTCATTAATTATGCTTTTTTTTAAAGTGAAATATAGAGAATCATAA
- a CDS encoding ATP-binding protein, with protein MNLKKDRIQKVFYILFAYANDINSWDGGYIIIGVEEENGCAKLPPLGLDVSQLDSIQKKLIELSYNISPTYIPVSQPYLKDGKHILVIWAPAGDNRPYKTAISMSKKPKEKGWFIKKGSKTIK; from the coding sequence TTGAACTTAAAAAAGGATAGAATCCAGAAAGTATTTTACATTCTCTTTGCCTATGCAAATGATATTAACAGCTGGGATGGCGGTTATATTATTATTGGCGTAGAAGAAGAAAATGGGTGTGCAAAATTACCACCTTTGGGATTAGACGTTAGTCAATTAGATTCTATCCAGAAAAAACTTATTGAACTCTCTTATAATATTTCACCTACCTATATTCCCGTTTCACAACCTTATCTAAAAGATGGGAAGCATATTTTAGTGATTTGGGCTCCTGCCGGGGACAATAGACCCTACAAAACAGCTATTAGTATGAGTAAAAAACCCAAAGAAAAAGGCTGGTTTATTAAAAAAGGGTCTAAAACCATAAAGTAA